AGCTGCATCACGACTTCTGCCACTGCTCCTCGGGATATTCTCGGCCATCGAGGTGGGACGCCGTCCATTCCTATAAGGTCACTAATATCAATCTGTATGGGGAATGGGATTTCATCATCTCGCTGAACTTGAAGCGGGAGCTGTGCGATCTCCGACTCGTCAACAGACGTTTCTATACGCCAGCCACCCGGATATTGTTCAGCCATTTTAAGCTCGTCCTCGGATATGACTGTCGCCCCGAGTGGACATTTAGGCAGCAAGCCCGGTATTGCCTCGCAGACGAGAACCGGAGCCTTCTCGGCCAAATCACCGGCTTGGCGATCAACCTGCCTTGTATAACCGAGGACGAGTTTTCCGTACCTGGACATCGGATCCGGGCCAGAGTCGCGGCCCAGCATAACTTTATGCGCAGACTCCCTTCGCTCGTTACCCGGTTCGACTCGGTAACTGCGCTTAAGATCCGTGTCGTGGCGATCCGGAGACCCGAATGGTGGCAGGGCCTATGGCTCGAGGATATAATCAAGTTTGCCTTGAGCAAGCTTCGCAACCTCACGGAACTGCACATGATCTCCCCTTGGAGGTGTGAGTGGTTGGCCCTGCGTTAAGTCTCGAGCGATCCATAAGCTGACTCGACCACCTGGGCCCGTCCACCCGCTTAGCTGCCAACACGATCCTCGAATCCGTTCCGCCGCAGCAGTGTGATCGGTTGAGAAGGCTCATTGTCGTTCACGAACACGGGTGTGGCCGCCAGCTGCCACCTATCGCTCGCTTCAAGAACCTCACTGAGCTTGCACTCCGGGATATGCCCCCAGCTCCGCTGAGGCTGCACGACCAGCTCCGAGGACTCACACGGCTGCAACTGGAACGTGTATGCTCCGCAGCGGCATATTTCATCGCCGCAATGACGGGGGTACCAGTTCCGGCTTCTTCTCTGTCCGAAGATGGAGAAAGCAGCGGCGGGGTGACAAGCGCTCCTCTTACCCACCTCGGACTATACGATGTGGAACTTGAGAGCGTGGAGGAAGACGGGCAGATACACGGTACGTGCTTGGCGTGCTTTTCAAGCATCTGGATGTCGCTCTCTACGTTGCCCACTATCGAGAGCAATTtattcttttttttttttctttcctgATATTTCCTCTTTCAGCAGTATTGTCTACTTCATTAAATACCTATACTGACCGAAATGCGCCCAACAGAGGCTGGCAGCTGGAGTCTTGTTTTCGACACGGTCCgacgccgttgccgccggctGAGAACACTCTGGGTCGACGGGGTTTTCTATGCCCATTCATTTACGCACCCCACGCCGTCGACGCAGAtgaccgaggccgacgaggaggccctGAAGGCTTTGGCTGCGGATGTTCGGTCGAGGCCGGACGGGGACGCGAGGTGCCAAATCCGAATGCAGTACGGGGTGTATTACGATAAGACGAACCGAGCAGTGTAAATAGAACGGATCTAAGAGCGGGAAGGACTGGTTTGGCAGATTTGGAAGGCATGTTTTTGGATAACTATGCGTTCAACGCTCCAGATCATAGTACAACCGGAGGTAGAGCAATGTCTTCGATTGGCTGGCTCTCGCCGCACAGCGTAGAAGTTCAATATGGATGGTCAAGGGGCTTCGAAGAAGCAAGACTCTTCCAATCTTAAGAACCTGACCGTTTCATGTCATCATACAACCATAGCTTGGTGGACTTCCGACCTATCCTTGACACGGGCCCAGACCAGGGGATGCGCCCAGGAACGGGTCTATGATGTCCGTTCCGTCTCCGGAGTAAGCGGTGGCACGTTCAAATCGCTGAGTGAGGTGGAGTCTTGTAATAATGCAGTCGAGTATCCGTATCACGTCTTTACCTTAAAGCAGCCCAAGACCAGCTACGAAGACATCATTCGCTCCATCCTGCCCCCAGATTGCTCAGGGCTGCTCGTGAGCTGGCCAACTGAATACTGGCTCGTAGGTGACATGAAGTCCTGCCAGGAGCTATCCTCTCGCACTGGGGCATCAACAGCGTACGAGACTGAACTGTTATATTGCCTACGTTCATCAAATTATCCTTGCATACGCTATTGCTGTGTTGGTTTACTTCTGCTGGCAACTGGGAACTGGCAGATACTTTCATGTAACCAGAGAAGAATCGCCAGCAAGACACTGTGGAAAGAACCGTCAGAGTTATGCTGAGAATTATATGTTAATGTTCACTCCAGCCCCTGTCCCTGACGCGGACTGGGGGTTGTTTTCATAAATCCGCGCCTTTGAGCATATGGGCATGAAGCTGGCTTTTCAGTCATGGTGTTTTACATCAACCCAAAAGGAGCAAATCCCACTGACCAAACCAGTTGTTTCATTCTCGTGCCCTGGCGGGCCACACGGACACTCAAGTCAGGATCGAAACCAGAGCCCGTTCGCGGGCAAACAGATGTGCACCAGTCAACCATCAACCAGAAATGTGGCCGAGTAGAATTCCTATGGCAAGGCGGGATAACGATTAAGTCCACCCCTCATGACCCCACAGGGCATTCCCCCTCCCCAGCAGAGACAAAGTTCCGCCAGGGAGGATATCTTTCCCTCATTAGTGCGGTCATGTGTAACCTCCGCCAAAGAGACGCTACTTTCGCGCCACAAATCTGCGCCGAGACGAGGAAGATATGGCGAGTGGAAGCGGGGCAAATGAATCAAGCCAAGAGCGAGACAAGGCCCCGAAAACCAGCGCCGGTACGCCTGAACCCGAAGATCGCCTTTCTATTTTGTGCCGTCTCCTTTCTACCAGCCCGACGCGTCCTTGGGAGCCTCAGCAGCCCACTCGCcggtggcagcggcggcgccagtCTCCCAGCCAGGCTGCGCCTCGCTCCACTCAGCAGTGGCGCCGACGGCAGGGAAGCCAGCGGGAGCAGCCTCCCAgtcaccagcgccagcggcgaaGCCGGACTCGATGGCGACGGGGCCCTCGTCCTCAACGCCGGGgagcttctcctcctcgaccttctcctcggcctcaGCCTCGGGGTCACGGTCTGCGCAGAATGATTAGCTTTATTCGCCTGTCCACGCTTCGGGACTGTAACACAAAGAAGGGACGTACAGAAGTAGAGGTCGACCATGACGTCCCAGGGGGTCTCGCGGTTGTAGATGGTGCCGCGCAGGCGGAGGACCTCACGGGCCAGCATCCACCAGATCAGGCCAATGGCGTGGCGACCCTTGTTGTTGGTGGGGATGGCAACGTCGACGAACTCGGTCGGCGAGTCGGCGTCGCAGAGAGCGATGACGGGGATGTTGACGTACGAGGCCTCCTTGATGGCCTGAGCGTCGGTGCGGGGGTCGGTGACGACGATCAGACGGGGCTCCTTGAACGATCGGGTGATGTAGTTGGTGAAGGAACCGGGAGTGAAGCGGCCGGCAATGGCCTGGGCGCCGGTGTGGGCGGCGAACTTGAGGACGGCACGCTGGCCGTAGGGACGGGCCGAGATCACGCAGACATCGCTCGGGTTGTCAATGGCAGCAATGATGCGGGCCGCCAGGACGAGCTTCTCCCTGCAGGCGTGCACCGTCAGCGCTCTGTCGTTCGCAAATTCGAGCCGCAGTCATCCTCCCCCGCGACAGGGTCCAGCCCACGCACCAGGTCTTGCCAATGTTGATGATGTTCACGCCGTCGGCACGCGTCTTCCAGATGTAGGCTGCACGCAAGAAGCTGTCAGATTTGTGTCCTTCGACCGGTCGCCCGGTTGGGGTTTATTTACGCTGCATATGGACGCTCAGGCTAAGGCACACTGTCAGTACGCGCCGCGACAACGAGCGACGGCAGACATGCGGGGAGGACGCACTTCTTGGAGCCAATGTGGCACTGAGCAGCGAGCAGCTGCTCAATGTCGGCGCTCGTGGCATTGAAGATGGAGGGCAGGTTTGCGGGCGCCATCTTGACTGAGCCTCTTCTCGCGGACGTGACGGAAGAAGGATGTCAAGACTCGGGCGTCCAAGGGTGGGATATATTTTTCTGGCTCCAGCGCGAAGCTGCAGGCGGAGCTCGGCGATTTTTGGCACACAAAAATCATTTTTGTGGAGAGCCCCGCCAGGGTTGTGCCATTGGCGACTGATGTCTGATAAGTCAGGTCAGGATCTTTACGGGCGCAGCCGGCTTCTCAGCGGGCCGTCGCCAGCTGCTTCTTCCGAGCAGGACGAGGGTACGGAGGTACGGAGTATAACCGGAGTATAACCGCTGTTTTACCGCCCGAGGATATCCTGTGGTCAGGGCGAGGCACTCCGGATCAAGTTAGTCTTGAATTGGCTTAGCGCGACTGGCTCCAAAATCTGGGTCGTCTCGTCGTCCCGAGAAGTTGAGCGCGCCAGACGGAGGCAACGAGCAATCCGGGAGACGACGGCCCAAGACAGCACCTTCGCCATGCCTCCGCGAATACCCGTCCCGCAGGGACTGCGAAGTCTCACGCGTGAGATTGTCCATATTGCGGCCCTCAGAAGGAAGAAGTACACCAGCTGACACGCTGCTTCTCAGTATGCCTGCGCCCGGCCCTGACGCCGACTCCGACCACaagcctgctgccgctggtgcAGAAGGCCAACCTCTCgaaaaaggagaagaagcggcgCATGAAGCAGGACCCTTACCGCTGGGCcctggcgcagcagcggaGGAACGCCAACCTCAAGCGgcgcgaggagctcgagaaggagcGGAAGGCCAACTGGGGCAACCCTGTTCACGGCATCACGACGCCGTTCGTCAAGTCCTTCGACACCGCCGGCCAGGAACCCGTCTCCAGCGGGGATAACCAGCCTCTCCCGACGTCACCGCACCTCCGCAACTTCCTGCTCAccaaggaggagctggacAAGGCGATCGAGTACTCGCGGCGCGTGACGCAGCCGCTGGTGGGCCAGGAGCGGCAGCCGTCCGACCCGGAGCTGGACGCGGCGGACCTGAGGGAGCACGAGCAGAAGCACGCCaaggcggtggtggcgctgcAGCGCATCACGGACCTGCGGAACGGCAGCGCCAAGGACCGCAAGCACGCCAACATCCGCCGGTGCATCGAGACGTTCGGCCGGCACGTCACGGACCACACGCTCgagcggccggcgccgccgctcggccgcggccaggtCGAGCAGCCGAAGCCGGTGCGCGCGGGGCCCGACACGGGCAGCAGCGAGGTGCAGATCGCCATCCTGACGGCCA
The nucleotide sequence above comes from Thermothielavioides terrestris NRRL 8126 chromosome 6, complete sequence. Encoded proteins:
- a CDS encoding 40S ribosomal protein S0, which translates into the protein MAPANLPSIFNATSADIEQLLAAQCHIGSKNLSVHMQPYIWKTRADGVNIINIGKTWEKLVLAARIIAAIDNPSDVCVISARPYGQRAVLKFAAHTGAQAIAGRFTPGSFTNYITRSFKEPRLIVVTDPRTDAQAIKEASYVNIPVIALCDADSPTEFVDVAIPTNNKGRHAIGLIWWMLAREVLRLRGTIYNRETPWDVMVDLYFYRDPEAEAEEKVEEEKLPGVEDEGPVAIESGFAAGAGDWEAAPAGFPAVGATAEWSEAQPGWETGAAAATGEWAAEAPKDASGW